A single genomic interval of Oncorhynchus mykiss isolate Arlee chromosome 13, USDA_OmykA_1.1, whole genome shotgun sequence harbors:
- the LOC110486679 gene encoding TBC1 domain family member 10B isoform X1, translating into MAEISALIPSPPAIGDTHAAPSFPIPSTAPPPPSSTTPEPTKENPIPKSSLYGDKASLTLTVPGEMLPSHPPSPKSPKRGGRGPPPSPPKRVSSALTPETPVPPPLIPPERPAPLPVIALDTPAILPVDVALWLREGVKETYMGAGASPVLAVKQEVSNPGGKQLLNAPSEGPTQAHSEQEVQGVTQQTTSPSSCLNLTPNLYPSVHVTVNTNPATDYAQPQSMVESLPPPAPTYTPPPPAPTYTPPPPDSTQAAAAPEAQNRLPPEESPNPPKLDTPSLSPIPETSSQSPRMAELPNTPSRAVHPSPPVIQEPVSLSLPYPRAPAPDTLSYLESASMMSGTLESLSGLGEDGSSIGSDSEINGLAVRRTDKYGFLGGTQYSEGRWACDKDIRVDVARQRELKWLDMFNNWDKWVSRRFQKVKLRCRKGIPSSLRAKAWQLLSNSKELLDSNPGKFEELEREQGDPKWLDIIEKDLHRQFPFHEMFAARGGHGQQDLYRVLKAYTVYRPEEGYCQAQAPVAAVLLMHMPAEHAFWCLVQICETYLPGYYSAGLEAIQLDGEIFFSLLRRVCPMAYRHLKKFKIDPILYMTEWFMCVFSRTLPWSCVLRVWDMFFCEGVKIVFRVGLVLLKQMLGSVDKLREVQGMYETMERLRNIPPESVREDLLVQEVVSLAVTEALIERECSIQVRKWRESRGELTHQPVRRLHGTRDIHEHKRRASAISSGGSFSFLGSIPPPGPLRASSSLLSLPGFRKSKTPFRSQKMGSFSGASGMEAMQRQNPSAAASSPPRGPAHKPPMSSGSVARAPASQSPLVGSGPGPSSGPAQTSAQSQPGASAPVHHTPPNTLSPKVTSEQITPTIPSPTANNTPLPPFPDGGRGGGGGAAATGGEDDRKKKRSKEDKKKEKEEEKRKEKEKKKDKADKESQKKEKERAEKEKKKEKGGKKKDRGGGEAEEKNGATAPRDSA; encoded by the exons ATGGCCGAAATCTCCGCCCTAATCCCCTCACCTCCAGCTATAGGTGACACACATGCTGCCCCCTCCTTCCCCATACCCTctactgccccccctcctcccagcAGCACCACCCCAGAGCCCACTAAGGAGAACCCAATCCCCAAGTCCTCTCTGTACGGTGACAAAGCTTCTCTGACATTAACTGTACCAGGAGAGATGCTTCCTTCTCACCCTCCTTCTCCCAAGTCTCccaagagaggggggagaggacctCCACCGAGTCCCCCCAAACGCGTCTCATCAGCGTTAACTCCAGAGACTCCAGTGCCCCCACCTCTAATACCCCCAGAGAGACCTGCCCCCTTACCTGTAATAGCCCTAGATACTCCTGCCATCCTACCTGTAGATGTAGCATTGTGGCTGAGGGAGGGAGTAAAGGAGACATACATGGGGGCAGGGGCCAGCCCAGTGTTGGCTGTAAAGCAGGAAGTGAGTAACCCAGGGGGCAAGCAGCTGTTAAATGCCCCCTCAGAGGGCCCTACACAGGCCCACAGTGAGCAAGAGGTACAGGGGGTAACACAGCAGACTACCAGCCCCTCCTCCTGTCTTAATCTCACCCCTAATCTCTACCCCAGTGTTCATGTCACTGTGAACACTAATCCTGCTACTGATTATGCTCAGCCTCAGTCTATGGTGgaatctctccctcctcctgcccCCACTTACACTCCCCCTCCTCCTGCCCCCACTTACACTCCCCCTCCTCCAGACTCCACCCAAGCAGCTGCAGCCCCTGAAGCACAAAATCGTCTGCCACCAGAAGAAAGCCCAAACCCTCCCAAACTGGACACCCCCAGCCTGTCTCCTATACCTGAGACCTCAAGCCAATCTCCCAGAATGGCAGAGCTACCCAACACCCCCTCCAGAGCAGTGCACCCCAGCCCCCCAGTGATCCAggaacctgtctccctctccctgccctaCCCCAGAGCCCCAGCCCCAGACACCCTCAGCTACTTGGAGTCAGCCAGCATGATGTCAGGGACCCTGGAGTCTCTGTCTGGCCTGGGGGAGGATGGAAGCTCTATCGGGTCAGACTCAGAGATCAACGGCCTGGCTGTTAGACGCACTGACAAATATGGCTTCCTCGGCGGGACCCAGTACAGCGAGGGCAGGTGGGCAtg TGATAAGGACATCAGAGTTGATGTAGCACGGCAGAGAGAGCTGAAATGGCTGGACATGTTCAACAATTGGGACAAATGGGTCTCAAGACGCTTCCAAAAG gtaAAGTTGCGCTGTAGGAAGGGGATCCCCTCTTCTCTCAGGGCTAAAGCCTGGCAGCTGCTCTCCAACAGCAAGGAACTCCTGGACTCCAACCCGGGCAAGTTTGAG GAGTtggagagggagcagggagacCCTAAATGGTTGGACATTATAGAGAAGGACCTGCATAGACAGTTCCCCTTCCATGAGATGTTTGCTGCTCGCGGTGGACACGG GCAGCAGGATCTGTACCGGGTACTGAAAGCCTACACAGTGTACAGACCTGAAGAGGGATACTGCCAGGCCCAGGCCCCGGTGGCTGCTGTCCTGCTCATGCACATGCCTGCGGAG CATGCCTTCTGGTGTCTGGTGCAGATCTGTGAGACGTACCTGCCTGGATATTATAGTGCTGGATTG GAAGCAATCCAGTTGGATGGAGAGATCTTCTTCTCTCTGCTACGTCGTGTCTGTCCCATGGCCTACCGTCACCTGAAGAAGTTTAAGATAGACCCCATTCTCTACATGACCGAGTGGTTCATGTGTGTCTTTTCACGCACCCTGCCGTGGTCCTGTGTGCTACGTGTGTGGGACATGTTCTTCTGTgagg GAGTGAAGATAGTGTTCCGTGTGGGCCTTGTGCTGCTCAAGCAGATGCTTGGCTCGGTGGATAAACTGCGGGAGGTCCAGGGCATGTACGAAACCATGGAGCGCCTCCGGAACATCCCACCTGAGTCTGTCAGAGAGGACCTATTGGTGCAGGAG gtggTGTCCCTAGCGGTGACCGAGGCTCTGATCGAGAGGGAGTGTAGTATTCAGGTAAGGAAGTGGAGGGAGTCCAGGGGCGAACTGACCCACCAGCCTGTCCGAAGGCTCCACGGGACACGGGACATCCACGAGCACAAGCGTCGGGCCTCCGCCATCAGCTCCGGGGGTAGCTTCTCCTTCCTGGGGTCCATCCCCCCTCCAGGGCCCCTCAGGGCCTCCTCCAGCCTGCTCTCCCTCCCCGGCTTCCGCAAGTCCAAAACCCCCTTCCGTTCTCAGAAGATGGGCTCCTTCTCTGGGGCCTCTGGGATGGAGGCCATGCAGCGACAGAACCCCTCAGCGGCAGCTTCAAGCCCACCCAGAGGCCCCGCCCACAAACCACCCATGTCTAGTGGTTCTGTAGCTAGGGCGCCTGCCTCTCAGAGTCCTTTGGTTGGGTCTGGTCCAGGCCCCTCTTCTGGCCCAGCCCAGACCTCAGCACAGAGCCAGCCTGGTGCATCAGCCCCAGTACACCATACACCACCCAACACCCTCTCCCCCAAAGTCACTTCTGAGCAGATCACACCCACCATCCCATCACCCACCGCTAACAACACACCTCTGCCCCCGTTCCCagacggagggagaggtggaggaggaggagcagcagctacaggaggagaggatgacaggaagaagaagaggagcaaggaagacaagaagaaagagaaggaggaggagaagaggaaagaaaaggagaagaagaaggacaaAGCAGACAAGGAGAGccagaagaaggagaaggagcgggcagagaaagagaagaaaaaggagaaaggggggaagaaaaaggacagagggggaggagaggcagaggagaagaATGGAGCCACAGCACCAAGAGATTCAGCCTAG
- the cd2bp2 gene encoding CD2 antigen cytoplasmic tail-binding protein 2, translating into MSKRKVTFGDGDGGELLDEDVPKKKLCEDVVGPGSRFKGKHSLDSDEEDEEEDGDKSSKYNILASDDVEGQEGATINCDEGVPITPFNLDEEMQEGHFDSEGNYYVKKDEEIRDNWLDNIDWVKIREQPTKRKKKGLAAKRRRRAGDEDEAEEEKQREEKQADSDEEEDMEEEKEPVEDPLASFSQHQLTEAVLELLLPGETVAAGLRRLGGLGGRKKGKQRGENGKAEETNRDTEKLDRLTALADRLVGSGVFEIYQQTYEKLAYTLKGKSQQQSVGRSLNGEEEEDELDMFADKIDEKHSVKAPDKEDQDDETVSDEVMWEYKWDTEENSELYGPFSSQQMQGWVDEGYFKDGVYCRRIEQGSAQFYNSKRLDFDLYT; encoded by the exons ATGTCAAAAAGAAAAGTCACGTTTGGGGACGGCGATGGTGGAGAGTTGTTGGATGAGGACGTTCCAAAGAAAAAG TTATGTGAGGATGTGGTTGGGCCGGGCTCCAGGTTCAAGGGGAAACATTCTCTGGACAGtgacgaggaggacgaggaagaAGATGGAGATAAGAGCAGCAAATACAACATATTGGCCAGTGACGATGTGGAAG GTCAGGAGGGGGCAACAATTAACTGTGACGAGGGAGTTCCCATCACACCCTTTAACCTGGATGAGGAGATGCAAGAAGGGCACTTTGACTCTGAAGGAAACTACTACGTCAAAAAGGATGAGGAGATCAGGGACAACTGGCTTGACAACATTGACTGG GTGAAAATAAGAGAGCAACCTACTAAACGAAAGAAGAAAGGTCTGGCagccaagaggaggaggagagcggggGATGAAGATGAGGCAGAAGAAGAGAAACAGCGAGAGGAGAAGCAGGCAGACAGTGACGAAGAGGAAGACATGGAAGAGGAAAAGGAGCCAGTTGAAGACCCCCTGGCATCCTTCAGCCAGCATCAGCTCACAGAGGCTGTGTTGGAGTTGCTATTACCTGGGGAGACTGTTGCCGCAGGGCTTCGCCGGCTTGGAGGCCTAGGTGGGCGTAAGAAGGGAAAGCAGAGGGGAGAGAACGGGAAAGCAGAAGAAACAAATAGGGATACCGAAAAACTGGACAGGCTCACGGCACTGGCAGACAGACTGGTTGGGAGTGGAGTGTTTGAAATATACCAGCAGACATATGAAAAGCTGGCCTACACACTGAAAGGGAAGAGCCAGCAGCAATCAGTGGGGAGGAGTTTAAatggggaggaggaagaagatgagCTTGACATGTTTGCAGACAAAATTGACGAGAAGCACAGTGTCAAAGCTCCGGACAAAGAGGATCAGGATGATGAGACGG TGAGTGATGAGGTGATGTGGGAGTATAAATGGGACACAGAGGAGAATTCTGAACTCTACGGCCCCTTCAGCAGTCAGCAGATGCAG GGCTGGGTGGATGAGGGCTATTTCAAAGATGGTGTGTACTGCAGGAGGATTGAACAGGGAAGCGCTCAATTCTACAATTCCAAGAGACTAGACTTTGATCTTTACACATGA
- the LOC100136718 gene encoding fast myosin light chain 2 (The RefSeq protein has 1 substitution compared to this genomic sequence): MAPKKAKRRGAAAEGGSSNVFSMFEQSQIQEYKEAFTIIDQNRDGIISKDDLRDVLASMGQLNVKNEELEAMVKEASGPINFTVFLTMFGEKLKGADPEDVIVSAPKVLDPDATGFIKKDFLQELLTTQCDRFSAEEMKNLWAAFPPDVAGNVDYKQICYVITHGEEKEE; the protein is encoded by the exons ATG GCACCCAAGAAGGCCAAGAGGAGGGGAGCAGCAGCAGAGGGCGGTTCCTCCAACGTGTTCTCCATGTTTGAGCAGAGCCAGATCCAGGAGTACAAGGAG GCTTTCACAATCATTGACCAGAACAGAGACGGTATCATCAGCAAGGATGACTTAAGGGACGTGCTGGCCTCAATGG GCCAGTTGAATGTGAAGAATGAGGAGCTGGAAGCCATGGTCAAGGAGGCCAGCGGCCCCATCAACTTCACCGTCTTCCTCACCATGTTCGGAGAGAAGCTCAAGG GGGCTGATCCCGAGGATGTCATCGTTAGTGCTTTCAAGGTCTTGGACCCCGATGCTACCGGTTTCATCAAGAAGGACTT ccttcagGAGCTCCTGACCACTCAGTGCGACAGGTTCTCTGCAGAGGAG atGAAGAACCTGTGGGCTGCCTTCCCCCCAGATGTGGCCGGCAACGTAGACTACAAGCAAATCTGCTACGTCATCACACacggagaggagaaggaggagtaa
- the LOC110486679 gene encoding TBC1 domain family member 10B isoform X2: MAEISALIPSPPAIGDTHAAPSFPIPSTAPPPPSSTTPEPTKENPIPKSSLYGDKASLTLTVPGEMLPSHPPSPKSPKRGGRGPPPSPPKRVSSALTPETPVPPPLIPPERPAPLPVIALDTPAILPVDVALWLREGVKETYMGAGASPVLAVKQEVSNPGGKQLLNAPSEGPTQAHSEQEVQGVTQQTTSPSSCLNLTPNLYPSVHVTVNTNPATDYAQPQSMVESLPPPAPTYTPPPPAPTYTPPPPDSTQAAAAPEAQNRLPPEESPNPPKLDTPSLSPIPETSSQSPRMAELPNTPSRAVHPSPPVIQEPVSLSLPYPRAPAPDTLSYLESASMMSGTLESLSGLGEDGSSIGSDSEINGLAVRRTDKYGFLGGTQYSEGSDKDIRVDVARQRELKWLDMFNNWDKWVSRRFQKVKLRCRKGIPSSLRAKAWQLLSNSKELLDSNPGKFEELEREQGDPKWLDIIEKDLHRQFPFHEMFAARGGHGQQDLYRVLKAYTVYRPEEGYCQAQAPVAAVLLMHMPAEHAFWCLVQICETYLPGYYSAGLEAIQLDGEIFFSLLRRVCPMAYRHLKKFKIDPILYMTEWFMCVFSRTLPWSCVLRVWDMFFCEGVKIVFRVGLVLLKQMLGSVDKLREVQGMYETMERLRNIPPESVREDLLVQEVVSLAVTEALIERECSIQVRKWRESRGELTHQPVRRLHGTRDIHEHKRRASAISSGGSFSFLGSIPPPGPLRASSSLLSLPGFRKSKTPFRSQKMGSFSGASGMEAMQRQNPSAAASSPPRGPAHKPPMSSGSVARAPASQSPLVGSGPGPSSGPAQTSAQSQPGASAPVHHTPPNTLSPKVTSEQITPTIPSPTANNTPLPPFPDGGRGGGGGAAATGGEDDRKKKRSKEDKKKEKEEEKRKEKEKKKDKADKESQKKEKERAEKEKKKEKGGKKKDRGGGEAEEKNGATAPRDSA; this comes from the exons ATGGCCGAAATCTCCGCCCTAATCCCCTCACCTCCAGCTATAGGTGACACACATGCTGCCCCCTCCTTCCCCATACCCTctactgccccccctcctcccagcAGCACCACCCCAGAGCCCACTAAGGAGAACCCAATCCCCAAGTCCTCTCTGTACGGTGACAAAGCTTCTCTGACATTAACTGTACCAGGAGAGATGCTTCCTTCTCACCCTCCTTCTCCCAAGTCTCccaagagaggggggagaggacctCCACCGAGTCCCCCCAAACGCGTCTCATCAGCGTTAACTCCAGAGACTCCAGTGCCCCCACCTCTAATACCCCCAGAGAGACCTGCCCCCTTACCTGTAATAGCCCTAGATACTCCTGCCATCCTACCTGTAGATGTAGCATTGTGGCTGAGGGAGGGAGTAAAGGAGACATACATGGGGGCAGGGGCCAGCCCAGTGTTGGCTGTAAAGCAGGAAGTGAGTAACCCAGGGGGCAAGCAGCTGTTAAATGCCCCCTCAGAGGGCCCTACACAGGCCCACAGTGAGCAAGAGGTACAGGGGGTAACACAGCAGACTACCAGCCCCTCCTCCTGTCTTAATCTCACCCCTAATCTCTACCCCAGTGTTCATGTCACTGTGAACACTAATCCTGCTACTGATTATGCTCAGCCTCAGTCTATGGTGgaatctctccctcctcctgcccCCACTTACACTCCCCCTCCTCCTGCCCCCACTTACACTCCCCCTCCTCCAGACTCCACCCAAGCAGCTGCAGCCCCTGAAGCACAAAATCGTCTGCCACCAGAAGAAAGCCCAAACCCTCCCAAACTGGACACCCCCAGCCTGTCTCCTATACCTGAGACCTCAAGCCAATCTCCCAGAATGGCAGAGCTACCCAACACCCCCTCCAGAGCAGTGCACCCCAGCCCCCCAGTGATCCAggaacctgtctccctctccctgccctaCCCCAGAGCCCCAGCCCCAGACACCCTCAGCTACTTGGAGTCAGCCAGCATGATGTCAGGGACCCTGGAGTCTCTGTCTGGCCTGGGGGAGGATGGAAGCTCTATCGGGTCAGACTCAGAGATCAACGGCCTGGCTGTTAGACGCACTGACAAATATGGCTTCCTCGGCGGGACCCAGTACAGCGAGGGCAG TGATAAGGACATCAGAGTTGATGTAGCACGGCAGAGAGAGCTGAAATGGCTGGACATGTTCAACAATTGGGACAAATGGGTCTCAAGACGCTTCCAAAAG gtaAAGTTGCGCTGTAGGAAGGGGATCCCCTCTTCTCTCAGGGCTAAAGCCTGGCAGCTGCTCTCCAACAGCAAGGAACTCCTGGACTCCAACCCGGGCAAGTTTGAG GAGTtggagagggagcagggagacCCTAAATGGTTGGACATTATAGAGAAGGACCTGCATAGACAGTTCCCCTTCCATGAGATGTTTGCTGCTCGCGGTGGACACGG GCAGCAGGATCTGTACCGGGTACTGAAAGCCTACACAGTGTACAGACCTGAAGAGGGATACTGCCAGGCCCAGGCCCCGGTGGCTGCTGTCCTGCTCATGCACATGCCTGCGGAG CATGCCTTCTGGTGTCTGGTGCAGATCTGTGAGACGTACCTGCCTGGATATTATAGTGCTGGATTG GAAGCAATCCAGTTGGATGGAGAGATCTTCTTCTCTCTGCTACGTCGTGTCTGTCCCATGGCCTACCGTCACCTGAAGAAGTTTAAGATAGACCCCATTCTCTACATGACCGAGTGGTTCATGTGTGTCTTTTCACGCACCCTGCCGTGGTCCTGTGTGCTACGTGTGTGGGACATGTTCTTCTGTgagg GAGTGAAGATAGTGTTCCGTGTGGGCCTTGTGCTGCTCAAGCAGATGCTTGGCTCGGTGGATAAACTGCGGGAGGTCCAGGGCATGTACGAAACCATGGAGCGCCTCCGGAACATCCCACCTGAGTCTGTCAGAGAGGACCTATTGGTGCAGGAG gtggTGTCCCTAGCGGTGACCGAGGCTCTGATCGAGAGGGAGTGTAGTATTCAGGTAAGGAAGTGGAGGGAGTCCAGGGGCGAACTGACCCACCAGCCTGTCCGAAGGCTCCACGGGACACGGGACATCCACGAGCACAAGCGTCGGGCCTCCGCCATCAGCTCCGGGGGTAGCTTCTCCTTCCTGGGGTCCATCCCCCCTCCAGGGCCCCTCAGGGCCTCCTCCAGCCTGCTCTCCCTCCCCGGCTTCCGCAAGTCCAAAACCCCCTTCCGTTCTCAGAAGATGGGCTCCTTCTCTGGGGCCTCTGGGATGGAGGCCATGCAGCGACAGAACCCCTCAGCGGCAGCTTCAAGCCCACCCAGAGGCCCCGCCCACAAACCACCCATGTCTAGTGGTTCTGTAGCTAGGGCGCCTGCCTCTCAGAGTCCTTTGGTTGGGTCTGGTCCAGGCCCCTCTTCTGGCCCAGCCCAGACCTCAGCACAGAGCCAGCCTGGTGCATCAGCCCCAGTACACCATACACCACCCAACACCCTCTCCCCCAAAGTCACTTCTGAGCAGATCACACCCACCATCCCATCACCCACCGCTAACAACACACCTCTGCCCCCGTTCCCagacggagggagaggtggaggaggaggagcagcagctacaggaggagaggatgacaggaagaagaagaggagcaaggaagacaagaagaaagagaaggaggaggagaagaggaaagaaaaggagaagaagaaggacaaAGCAGACAAGGAGAGccagaagaaggagaaggagcgggcagagaaagagaagaaaaaggagaaaggggggaagaaaaaggacagagggggaggagaggcagaggagaagaATGGAGCCACAGCACCAAGAGATTCAGCCTAG